Below is a genomic region from Raphanus sativus cultivar WK10039 chromosome 4, ASM80110v3, whole genome shotgun sequence.
ACTTCAACATAACTTACCGAGTCAGGATTCTTCAACTTAAGCATGTGCATATAGGAGTGTATCATAGAAAAACTCTCTTCCGGAGTACCTCGCACTTCATTAGCAGCCAGCCTTTTTCCTCTCCATGCTGTGGCATATGATACCTTAACAACAACCTTGCGGGTAACCATACTGATCAGATCACTTGATcttggtgtgtcatatctacCGGGATATTCTTCACCCAAAACAGATGCAACAACCTGTGGTGTGCCTCTCCTTCCATTTCTAAGGGTACTTGTAGTTACCACTGAGCATGTATGAGACTTGACGTAAGTTCTAACCGTCCAAAGATCTGAATTCTTAAGCTTTACTACACGCAAATACCACTTGCAACCTTCTTTGGCTCCTCGACATCTTGCCACAAATCTCCCAGTATCGGACTTAAGTGTGTCATACTCAAAACCATTCTTATGCGCACCCCTCTGAACTAGAACTTGCATGGCTGTCTTAGTTCTGAATTCTTGACCCTTAACCAAATCAAGACCATCATCCCATTCTTCTTCTACAACTGTTGTGGCTTCAACTCCCTCTCTTGCAGCTTCAACTTCCATTCCGACTTCTGTTCCTTCATACCCGTGCTCTAAATTCTCATGCAACTCAAAGTCTTCATGTTGTTCAGCTGTGTAAAGCGTGACCATGCCATCCATCTCATGATCATGATTTGTTCCATCTTGCTCATCTCCATCTTGCTCAGTCTCATCTTCCTCAGACTCATCTTCATCAGTTTCATCTTCCTCGGTATCAGTATCCTCTCCATCAGAAAGACCAATATAGCTTTCATCAGTTTCATCATCTCCTGAAAGCGGCAGACCACCATATGTATCATCCATGTCACTGCTGATCTCCACATGTAAAACACTTCTACATTTATCATGATTTACTTGCATGAGATAACCCAAAACGTCTTCATCACTCCAAATATATGATGGCTTGTTGGAATACAATACCAATGGAAAGTAACTAATCTTCACCATCCCATCTCCATTTGCCTTAATCTTTCTGCATATACACTCGACCAATTCAGAATATGTAACCTCTTCCACGGATTTTTTCATCACTAGAGTGTGAATTTGATCTTCTCCCGAGATCCACTTTATATCAGCCCCATCCTTGATGTAACTTCCTCCATAGTCAAAACATATGATTGTAATAGGAGACGCCATATAATTCcctgaaaagaaataaaactatgATTAGTTAACCATTTAAAGAATCTAAGTTGTCCAAGATCGTTGGTACATAGTCGTTCCAGTAATACAAGTAATACACGTTTCACTTTAGTAGTACCAGTAGTTCCAGtaattcttataaatttttgctTTTGTCTATTTAACACTTTTAACTGACCAAAAGGGTGTTATACAACCCACAGTACCGTTTACTACTACTGTAATGCATTATTTTGCTTTAAAACAGTGTTAAACAAgaacaaatatacaaaatcgCCCTTAAGCATCCCTTTTCATAACAAAATACCTAAAACCTCCATTTTTACCTAAAACTTTagtttttcatctttttaagtatttttaatcAACTAATAACGTGTTACATAACCCAGATTATCGTCTAACAcaaatttcatgtttttttctttcaaaaccgtgttaaaaatagagaaaaatacagatttttttgaaatctaatattttcatttttctttcaaaactctCACGAATTTTACAGCAATACTTTCATTTTTCGTTACACATAATACATAGAACATAAGtagaatattattatgaaaatttcGTAAAAAAAAACGCATGATTTTACCTCAAAAAGCTTCAAAATCGCCAATCTCAAGTGGAAGGGGAGAAGAAGTTCGATGGTGGTTGGGGGAAAGAGAAATTTGATGGGAGAAAAGAGACAGGAGGGACAGCTGTTGGAATGAGAGAGGTGGGTTGATGTGGGGTCGGCTGTTAGGTGGTTGAGTTTAAGGTTGGCTTTATGAGAGGAAGAGAAGCTGCGATTAATAATATAGAAAGCGCGTGGCGTGAGACATGGAGGGACGTGGGGACCGCTGAGAAaggataataataaaatacttgAGGGCAATAAAGAGAAGggaattataagaaaaaaaagtggGGTATATAGAATTTTGGTAGGGTAATGAGAATGAATTTTTTTCAACTAGGTCAAATTAGAATACTTTCCAAAAAATATGCcattatttttttacatatattttatgatcATAGTAGATTACTAAAAACGCGCTATGGCATCACCTAACAAGCGTGGTCTTTTTATGGTCGATGTGCTTTTAGTTGAAAATCGAGGTTTGTCAACGCCTATGTCAACGTACGGCTATTTGGCTGGTAAATAGATTTTCAAATGCTCTAAATTGAATTATTTCAATTTCTTATTTGATCAAAGGCTATTCAGGTAAAAATACAATTGTAACTTTGATAGATTAGGAAAATATtatctttacatttttttctattatatatgttttcttttgacGACCCTAGGTTTGTTTGAGATGTCTAAACAAAAATTTGATGAATTACCAAATTCTAATTAGATGCAATTGTAAACATAAATGCATGATCAAATCTAAAAAGTgacgacaacaacaacaacaacaagaatgTCAGGTTCTTATCTGACCACGAACCATTAAtcaaacacaaaagaaaaagaacagaaacatctaaaaagaaaacacaaccAAATACATATTTAGGGTTTTTACGTTAATATGTGAATTAgctattttacaaatttttaatccatatttatacaattttaaaatcctttttttgctttaatttttttctctactAAAACCAGTTTTTTCGAATCCTAAATAATGATGTGCACCAAAACATATTCTACACAAtcttgatagttgattctgaaATGACTTAAATTTTGATGCACCGGTAAAACACACATTCGCTTGTATAAATATCCTTTGGCTGATACACTTGCAACACTCGTTCTTGTTTTTGACAGTCGGGagtattttttaacaaaaatatgtaaGTTGAAGACAAAAGAATTGAATATACTGAAATTATTAAATCTCTTTACTCCACTTTATATCCGACTATTCCAATATGCAGGGACGTTTTCAAAAAACCGTTATATacagatttatatatatgtactagTTTGGCCGGATCAAGTGCCTATTCTATATAAATTATTACATGTTGATCTTTGTTTTTTGTACGAAATAACTCCACCAACTCTGATTTAATGACGTATAGAGATATGACGCTACACAAGTGTCTTTATGTTTAGtacaaccaacaaaaaaaaaaactaaataactaACGCTACCGTGGTTGATGAATAAGCACTACTAAACTCCGCGAGCAACGACGAATCTTCCTCGAAATTTCAAGTGCTACTTCGTCAATGCTCAAATCCCTTTATAATACCACACCTAACTACTCTTCTCAAACTCATCTCATtgctcttctctctctctctctctctctctctctctctctctctctctctctctctctctctctctctctctctctctctctctctctctctctctctctctctctctctcacacacacacaaagatcTAGCTCGATCTTTCTTCTTTAGAAAAGAAcctataaaatatttgaagagCTTAAATCCAATTTATTTAAAACCAAAAGTAATCAATGAAGATGCGAGACCGCCTTTTTCATGGGGGTAGTGGGTACAGTGGTTTAAAAGCTCACAAATTAACATTCAAGACGTGAGTTTCTTCTATCTTACAAGacacattaaatttttttatttctttctatgGATGAGTTTTGATCGAGTTTGTTTTCTTATGTAAACCCTTTACAGAGCCGTGAAGAAAGTCATGAGACATATGTCAAATAACCAAATCATGGTTCATATGGAGAACATGTTCAGAAAAATTGTGAGTTTTCTCATCGTCTTCGATTAAACTATACACGCTGCGCGCATAGATCACCTAAATGAACTAAAGATGTGAATTAATCACAGGTTTATTTAAATGAACCCGTTCCTATATACATAGCCACCAACTTTGACCGTCCTCATCTCTCTCGTGTACCTTTTAATTTctgtggtttaaaattttgtgggGTCCGTACATGTCAACAATGAATGGTCCCCGTTTCCTTGGGTCTAGTTAGTAGTTACTATAGTATACATCAAAGTATAATCATATAATCGTTTGTATGCACATGAACGTGATGATATGCGGTTGTTGCAACTTTTGCAAACGTTTacttatttgtatttttaacgAAATATATAAACCAGTGAttaattatcttaattttttttttttatgatttaggtTCGGGAGGAGCTTGAACGTCATATTCAACAACACCACCTCTCTTCGTCGTGGTCCCAAATCGAGCGACCGCGTTCAGAAACGCCATCGTCACGTACACAATTCAAGCTGCGATTCATAAACTCGCCGCCGCCGTCGATATTCACGGGAGCAAAGATCGAAGCCAAGAACGGTTCCCCGTTAGCTATCGAGCTCGTGGACGCAGCCACGAACGCTCGAGTCGTCTCGGGACCGCTCTCGTCTTCTCGAGTTGACTTAGTGCCGCTGAACGCTGACTTCACGGACGAAAGCTGGACCGTTGACTTATTCAAACGGTATATTCTAAAACCACGCGACGGGAAACGTCCGTTACTCGCCGGAGATGTAACGTTGACTCTTAAAAACGGTGTTGGAGTTGTCGCCGTCGCTTTCACGGATAACTCGATATGGTCTAGGTGTCGGAAGTTCCGGTTAGGTGCTAGACTAACCGGTGATGGAGCCGTGGAGGCTAGAAGTGAAGCGTTTAAGTGTAAAGACCAACGTGGAGAATGTAAGAATAATTACTAGAGATTATACTGCGTTTTTGCAGACGCGGTTTAAacgttatattaatttttttttttgtggttatGCAGCTTATAAGAAACATCATCCTCCGTACCCCGGTGACGAGGTTTGGAGACTAGAGAAAATCGCCAAAGATGGCGCTTCAGCGTTGCGTTTGGCTGAACGGGACGTTTATACTGTCAAGGACTTCCGCCGTTTCTATGCAAAGGATCCAAGTGCGTTATATAATGTAAGATTATTTAAAACCTTAAATAGTTTCATCAATATTCACGTATATGTTAACGTAGTTGATCAtcatatatcaaataaaattagaTGTAATTGGTGATTTATGAATTTTGATGTAAATAATCTCTAAATTATCCACAGATCTGACttgttttgtaaataataatagATACTTGCTGTTGGTGGAGGGATCTCGAAGAAAATATGGGAATCAATTGTGACTCACGCAATGTGTTGCGTTTTGGATGAAACAGAGTGTTACATCTACGACGCAATCGCTCATGACGTATCACTTGTCTTCAACTCTGTTTATGAAGTGACCAAAGTGTTCATCTGCGGTGTCCTTGGACACGTGGATCAGCTACCTAGCTATCAGCTGGACCAGCTGAAGCGTGAAGCTTATCAAAACGTTAGCCGCTTTAGAGACGGTAGGACCTTTGCGGATGATCCGCAAAGGTCCTTACAGTGCCCGCAAAATCTAGGATTTGGTCCTGGATTCCAGCAGCACATGGACTTTCAAggtatacaaattttattatggTGACGACCGGTCTATAGTCTTTTGATATACAAATATATCTTTAACATATTCTTTAACTTACTTACTCGATCTTTTTTGATGTTCAGGACCATCAGACTCTTCGATGCATGCTTACTTCACAGGTTCGTGCTCCACTTCCCAACCCGAAACGCTGATGAGTTTCGAGAACTCACCAGCCAAAACATTTCATATCGACCCAACATTCATACCGACTTTCAGAAACAACTTTAGGGCAAGTGAACACGATATGATACATGACGAATTACAAAGCCTAGTGTCAAGaggttataacaaaaataacGAGGATGAGAGCGGTTTTGCTTATCATCACCATCATGATAACTGGTCACCTGGTGCGGCAGTTTGGGAGCAACAAGAGTATGACAATTTGTGTGTTAGCGTATCGGGCACGGAAAAAGCTGGGATGTATGATGTTCGTATTGCAAATATTGGGG
It encodes:
- the LOC108855077 gene encoding calmodulin-binding protein 60 G — its product is MKMRDRLFHGGSGYSGLKAHKLTFKTAVKKVMRHMSNNQIMVHMENMFRKIVREELERHIQQHHLSSSWSQIERPRSETPSSRTQFKLRFINSPPPSIFTGAKIEAKNGSPLAIELVDAATNARVVSGPLSSSRVDLVPLNADFTDESWTVDLFKRYILKPRDGKRPLLAGDVTLTLKNGVGVVAVAFTDNSIWSRCRKFRLGARLTGDGAVEARSEAFKCKDQRGESYKKHHPPYPGDEVWRLEKIAKDGASALRLAERDVYTVKDFRRFYAKDPSALYNILAVGGGISKKIWESIVTHAMCCVLDETECYIYDAIAHDVSLVFNSVYEVTKVFICGVLGHVDQLPSYQLDQLKREAYQNVSRFRDGRTFADDPQRSLQCPQNLGFGPGFQQHMDFQGPSDSSMHAYFTGSCSTSQPETLMSFENSPAKTFHIDPTFIPTFRNNFRASEHDMIHDELQSLVSRGYNKNNEDESGFAYHHHHDNWSPGAAVWEQQEYDNLCVSVSGTEKAGMYDVRIANIGGSPRARWCKVKAAFKLRQVWRHANARKRGKACKKPCLLF